The following are from one region of the Aspergillus chevalieri M1 DNA, chromosome 1, nearly complete sequence genome:
- a CDS encoding uncharacterized protein (COG:U;~EggNog:ENOG410QDY6;~InterPro:IPR020846,IPR011701,IPR036259;~PFAM:PF07690;~TransMembrane:10 (i46-66o86-106i118-139o177-198i205-225o308-328i349-371o383-404i411-433o445-466i);~go_function: GO:0022857 - transmembrane transporter activity [Evidence IEA];~go_process: GO:0055085 - transmembrane transport [Evidence IEA]): MTAESYSSSSQPLDLKEQEVKIASEVEPSYDADPRNPYNWPLWKKWMTMAVAYWVAILVGINATSFTTVTDALSEEFNISNGFFEYSFFAVTSWNAAAAIVPLATLPMMETFGFRIGYLSAYVLFVIFIIPQCVAPNFATLVVCRTFAGAFGGTIQNAADGIAANIFFTVQERILPLTLYAFTLMFGVTIGPVFGALLKPLDWRWVFWLQLIINGATIPVLYYGLKETRGSVILSKLNKTEKVTDKTAALEELKETVSRAAMLLITEPTVTSFTTWSAFSFGLVFISTQSVPVVYSVVYDWPTYSGGLVQTALALGEAIGIVAFLYQNRIYVRSAAHNLEKPGVPVPESILHLSIPSTVFGLAGGLFMYGWTTVNGTHWIVPTIGLVLIGFGIMCIVIAAAVYVTDSYSGYAASAIAAVAFGENTFAAFLPLAAKPMYLRLGFQWASSLLAFIALALALAPTILLWKGAVIRSKSKAIQKMSLN, translated from the exons ATGACAGCCGAATCGTATTCCAGCTCCTCGCAACCTCTGGATTTGAAGGAGCAAGAAGTTAAAATTGCTTCAGAGGTTGAACCCTCCTACGATGCTGATCCTCGCAATCCCTATAATTGGCCTCTGTGGAAAAAATGGATGACCATGGCTGTTGCTTACTGGGTGGCTATTCTGGTCGGGATAAACGCAACCTCGTTCACAACGGTAACAGATGCCTTGTCGGAGGAGTTCAATATTAGCAATGGCTTTTTTGAGTACAGCTTCTTTGCAGTGACCTCGTGGAATGCCGCAGCAGCAATTGTACCACTGGCCACATTGCCAATGATGGAGACATTCGGATTCCGGATTGGTTATCTT AGCGCCTACGTCTTGTTTGTCATCTTTATTATCCCACAGTGTGTAGCTCCGAATTTTGCGACACTTGTCGTTTGCCGTACCTTTGCAGGTGCCTTTGGTGGTACAATTCAGAATGCGGCAGATGGAATTGCAGCAAATATCTTCTTCACGGTGCAGGAAAGGATTCTGCCCTTGACCCTATATGCATTCACCCTGATGTTTGGTGTCACCATTGGCCCCGTTTTTGGCGCTCTACTGAAACCGCTGGACTGGCGATG GGTATTCTGGCTACAATTGATTATAAACGGTGCTACCATTCCTGTACTGTATTATGGACTGAAAGAGACCAGAGGTTCAGTCATTCTGTCCAAGCTCAACAAAACTGAAAAAGTCACCGACAAGACTGCTGCCCTGGAAGAATTGAAGGAAACTGTTTCTCGGGCAGCAATGTTGTTAATCACGGAGCCAACGGTAACTTCCTTTACAACCTGGTCTGCATTCTCATTCGGTCTAGTCTTTATTTCCACCCAATCCGTCCCCGTTGTCTATTCTGTGGTTTATGACTGGCCAACCTACAGTGGAGGCCTTGTCCAAACAGCGCTTGCACTTGGAGAGGCTATAGGAATCGTTGCATTTCTGTACCAGAACAGAATATACGTTCGCAGTGCAGCCCACAACCTTGAGAAACCAGGTGTTCCAGTACCGGAGAGTATCCTCCATCTCTCAATTCCGAGTACCGTTTTCGGCCTTGCAGGTGGTCTTTTCATGTATGGATGGACTACAGTCAATGGTACTCATTGGATCGTCCCGACCATTGGGTTGGTGCTGATTGGATTTGGGATTATGTGCATTGTCATTGCTGCTGCCGTCTATGTCACAGATTCCTACTCCGGATATGCAGCCAGTGCAATTGCAGCCGTCGCCTTTGGTGAGAATACATTTGCAGCATTTCTGCCGCTGGCTGCAAAACCAATGTATCTCCGGCTTGGGTTTCAGTGGGCTAGTTCCTTGCTCGCATTTATCGCGCTGGCGTTGGCTTTGGCACCTACTATTCTGCTTTGGAAGGGAGCTGTCATTCGAAGCAAGAGCAAAGCGATTCAAAAGATGTCCCTAAACTGA
- a CDS encoding NAD-dependent succinate-semialdehyde dehydrogenase (COG:C;~EggNog:ENOG410PUE3;~InterPro:IPR015590,IPR029510,IPR016161,IPR016162, IPR016163;~PFAM:PF00171;~go_function: GO:0016491 - oxidoreductase activity [Evidence IEA];~go_function: GO:0016620 - oxidoreductase activity, acting on the aldehyde or oxo group of donors, NAD or NADP as acceptor [Evidence IEA];~go_process: GO:0055114 - oxidation-reduction process [Evidence IEA]), which produces MASSFSSSLKDSALFVEKSYINGQWVTSKSNKTFNVTNPALDAVIGSCPESTNDDLSDAIQAASNALPTWKALSGRQRGRILRKVFDLLVENKVDIGRIITAENGKARPDAEGEVLFAASFFEWFSEEAARLYGDVIPHSNATSRTHVIKEPVGVCGLITPWNFPIAMGARKVAAALAAGCTVILKSDGVTPFSSNALAVLCERAGLPRGALNVVTALENTPQIGLGLCESDIVKKISFTGSTRVGKLLMQQSSGTLKKLSLELGGNAPFIVFDDADLEVAVASALGSKFKVTGQTCVCANRLYVQEGIYNEFCQRLLEEVKKFHVGDGLQDGSVTHGPMTIGVSKVEEHIKDAVNKKAKVLLGGNRLPSLGKNFHELTILGDVNDTMQVASEETFGPLAALFKFSTEDEVINRANNCDVGLASYVMTSDLARSHRVTERLEFGMVALNTGVISDSSAPFGGVKHSGMGREGSKYGVEDYMTVKTVITGGINTVYTYL; this is translated from the exons ATGGCATCTTCTTTCTCATCTTCCTTGAAAGACTCGGCCCTTTTCGTTGAGAAATCCTACATCAACGGCCAATGGGTTACGTCCAAATCGAACAAAACCTTCAACGTGACGAACCCGGCCTTGGACGCAGTCATTGGATCTTGCCCTGAATCAACAAATGACGACTTGAGCGACGCCATCCAAGCTGCATCAAATGCCCTCCCTACATGGAAAGCCCTTTCCGGCCGGCAGCGCGGACGAATTCTGCGCAAGGTTTTCGATCTTTTGGTGGAAAACAAGGTGGACATTGGCCGTATAATCACAGCAGAGAATGGAAAGGCCAGGCCAGACGCTGAGGGAGAGGTTTTGTTTGCAGCTAGTTTCTTTGAATGGTTTTCTGAAGAGGCTGCCCGGCTCTATGGTGATGTGATCCCCCACAGCAATGCAACCAGCCGGACCCATGTGATCAAGGAACCAGTTGGGGTATGTGGGTTGATCACCCCGTGGAACTTCCCTATTGCAATGGGAGCGCGGAAAGTGGCTGCGGCCCTTGCTGCAGGATGCACTGTGATTCTCAAGTCAGATGGAGTTACCCCCTTCTCTTCCAATGCTTTGGCTGTGCTGTGTGAGCGTGCAGGTTTGCCCAGAGGAGCCTTGAATGTGGTGACTGCTTTGGAAAACACTCCCCAGATCGGTCTTGGATTGTGTGAGTCAGATATCGTCAAGAAAATTTCATTCACTGGGTCAACAAGAGTCGGCAAGCTTCTGATGCAGCAGTCCAGTGGTACATTGAAAAAGCTAAGCCTGGAGCTAGGAGGTAACGctccattcatcgtttttgATGACGCTGATCTTGAGGTGGCGGTTGCTAGCGCACTTGGTAGCAAGTTCAAAGTGACTGGGCAGACTTGCGTGTGTGCCAACCGGCTGTATGTGCAGGAAGGGATCTACAATGAATTCTGTCAGAGACTTTTGGAAGAAGTGAAGAAGTTCCATGTGGGTGATGGGCTTCAGGATGGCTCTGTGACCCACGGGCCCATGACCATCGGTGTTTCCAAGGTGGAGGAACATATCAAGGACGCTGTTAACAAAAAAGCAAAAGTGCTTCTTGGAGGCAACCGACTGCCATCCCTGGGAAAAAACTTCCATGAGCTAACCATCCTGGGCGACGTCAACGACACAATGCAGGTGGCTAGTGAAGAGACCTTTGGCCCTCTTGCAGCGCTATTCAAGTTTTCGACTGAGGATGAGGTGATCAATCGGGCTAACAACTGCGATGTCGGACTGGCGTCATATGTTATGACCAGTGACTTGGCTAGATCCCACCGGGTCACAGAGAGACTAGAGTTTGGCATGGTTGCCCTCAATACCGGAGTCATATCCGACTCATCCGCACC TTTTGGCGGAGTGAAGCATTCTGGCATGGGCCGTGAGGGTAGCAAGTATGGTGTGGAGGACTACATGACAGTCAAGACGGTCATCACCGGAGGCATCAATACTGTCTATACATACCTGTAA